A single Nitrosospira multiformis ATCC 25196 DNA region contains:
- a CDS encoding Crp/Fnr family transcriptional regulator produces MEKSEEKEIICRMFNSPLPHPSQNHLLAALPAMELGDLIPHLELIHMRAGDILCEAGDQLPYAYFPASAIISLHYILENGASSEIANVGREGMLGVSLFMGGETSSNWATVQIPGFAYRLKAAFLSQELKRGGQLQWILLRYSQALITQIAQIGVCNRYHTIEQQLCRWFLLTLDRLDSSELSMTQELIANALGVSRESVAGVAGKLQGRGIIRYQRGHITVLNRTGLETGACECYETIKKEFDDALDDVRKPTLHQGDQSSKTLPLL; encoded by the coding sequence ATGGAGAAAAGTGAGGAAAAAGAAATAATATGCCGCATGTTCAATTCTCCCCTACCCCACCCAAGCCAGAACCATCTCCTTGCCGCTTTGCCGGCAATGGAACTGGGCGATTTAATACCGCATCTGGAGCTGATTCATATGCGGGCTGGAGATATTCTCTGCGAAGCAGGGGATCAGCTTCCTTATGCCTACTTTCCCGCTTCTGCCATTATTTCCCTCCATTACATTCTGGAAAATGGCGCCTCGTCGGAAATCGCAAACGTAGGAAGGGAAGGTATGCTTGGAGTCTCGTTGTTCATGGGGGGCGAGACTAGCAGCAACTGGGCAACAGTTCAAATCCCGGGCTTCGCCTACCGCCTGAAGGCCGCATTTCTGTCACAGGAACTCAAGAGGGGCGGACAGCTACAATGGATATTGCTGCGTTACAGCCAGGCGCTTATTACACAGATCGCCCAGATCGGGGTGTGTAACCGATATCATACAATCGAGCAGCAGTTATGCCGTTGGTTCCTGTTAACGTTGGATCGCCTTGACTCCAGTGAACTGAGCATGACCCAGGAATTGATCGCCAATGCCCTTGGGGTAAGCCGGGAAAGCGTTGCAGGAGTTGCGGGAAAATTACAAGGAAGGGGAATCATTCGCTACCAGCGCGGCCATATTACGGTACTTAACCGTACCGGGCTGGAAACAGGAGCGTGCGAATGCTATGAAACGATAAAGAAGGAATTTGACGACGCGCTTGATGACGTCCGGAAGCCCACGTTACATCAAGGCGATCAGTCATCCAAGACACTGCCACTCCTGTAG
- a CDS encoding acyl-homoserine-lactone synthase, which produces MGQIMLAQHGNGSLDKRAAMGMYRLRHEVFHDRLGWEVTTDNGMEHDEFDLADPVYVLAKGDEGDEDEVLGCWRLLPTQGPYMLKDTFPQLLHGQPAPQQSDVWELSRFAVMVPKYESAGFGFSEIPVKMMQTLFLFARHNKIKRYVTVTTVAVERLIRKLGVNVSRLGAPVKIGRVLTVACYIEIDAITEFALFGILPENAQRKAA; this is translated from the coding sequence ATGGGACAGATTATGCTTGCACAACATGGCAATGGTTCTCTCGATAAACGGGCCGCAATGGGAATGTATCGGCTGAGGCACGAAGTTTTTCACGACAGGCTCGGCTGGGAAGTAACCACGGATAACGGGATGGAGCATGACGAGTTCGATCTGGCAGATCCCGTATATGTTCTGGCAAAAGGGGATGAGGGGGATGAAGACGAGGTGCTCGGTTGCTGGCGACTGCTTCCCACCCAGGGACCCTACATGTTGAAGGATACTTTTCCGCAACTTCTGCACGGACAGCCCGCGCCGCAGCAATCGGATGTCTGGGAATTGAGCCGTTTTGCCGTCATGGTCCCCAAATATGAGAGTGCCGGTTTCGGTTTTAGCGAGATTCCGGTAAAAATGATGCAAACCCTTTTTCTCTTCGCGCGCCACAACAAGATAAAGCGCTATGTAACCGTTACCACCGTCGCAGTGGAGAGACTGATACGCAAGCTTGGCGTGAACGTTTCCAGGTTGGGGGCACCGGTCAAAATCGGGCGGGTTTTGACGGTCGCATGCTATATCGAAATCGATGCAATCACCGAATTCGCCCTTTTTGGGATACTCCCGGAAAACGCGCAAAGGAAGGCCGCATGA
- a CDS encoding ferritin-like domain-containing protein codes for MDFDKDKAIALLNRIMELELAGVVRYTHYSLMVFGYNRIPVVEWLKKQAEEGLLHAHRAGELVTLLGGYPSLGIGSLLETHVHDIGDILRESLEHENKSLTAYYELLELTQGKSVLLEDYARGLVVEEEMHADEVNKMLRRTGKTGVYETSKS; via the coding sequence ATGGATTTCGATAAAGACAAGGCGATCGCGCTGCTGAACCGAATCATGGAACTCGAGCTTGCCGGAGTAGTGCGATACACGCATTATTCATTGATGGTCTTCGGCTACAACCGGATTCCAGTGGTGGAATGGCTCAAGAAGCAGGCTGAAGAAGGATTGCTCCACGCGCATAGAGCCGGAGAACTCGTCACGTTACTGGGAGGCTATCCTTCGCTTGGGATCGGATCTCTGCTGGAAACGCACGTGCATGACATCGGCGATATTCTGCGGGAATCGCTGGAGCATGAGAACAAGTCGCTTACTGCCTACTACGAGCTGCTGGAGCTGACCCAGGGCAAGTCAGTGCTGCTGGAGGATTATGCGCGTGGCCTTGTCGTCGAAGAGGAAATGCATGCGGACGAAGTCAACAAGATGTTGCGGAGAACGGGAAAAACAGGCGTGTACGAAACGTCGAAGAGTTAG
- a CDS encoding peroxiredoxin, whose product MAVLVTHPAPDFTKPAVLADGTFNDNFNFHAQIAGKYAVLFFYPLDFTFVCPSEIIAHSHRIEEFRKRNVEVIGVSVDSQFTHYAWRNTPVDKGGIGPVGITLVSDVGGDIMHAYGIAHPDHVALRASFLIDKNTIVRHEVVNDLPLGRDVDEMLRMVDALQFHESHGEVCPAGWKAGEPGMKASPEGVAEYLESHGEAL is encoded by the coding sequence ATGGCAGTGCTTGTTACACACCCTGCACCCGATTTCACAAAACCTGCTGTTCTGGCAGATGGCACCTTCAATGACAACTTCAACTTTCATGCGCAAATTGCTGGTAAATATGCCGTATTGTTCTTTTATCCTCTGGATTTCACCTTTGTCTGTCCCTCCGAAATCATTGCGCACTCGCATCGCATAGAGGAGTTTCGCAAGCGCAACGTGGAAGTGATTGGAGTCTCGGTGGATTCCCAGTTCACCCACTACGCGTGGCGCAACACCCCTGTCGACAAAGGCGGCATTGGTCCGGTGGGAATCACGCTGGTATCCGACGTAGGGGGAGACATCATGCACGCTTACGGCATTGCCCACCCGGACCACGTTGCCCTGCGCGCCTCTTTCCTGATAGATAAAAACACCATCGTGCGCCACGAAGTCGTTAACGACCTGCCCCTGGGGCGGGATGTAGACGAAATGCTGCGCATGGTCGATGCCCTGCAATTTCACGAAAGCCATGGAGAGGTGTGCCCGGCCGGGTGGAAAGCAGGTGAACCCGGAATGAAAGCCAGTCCCGAGGGTGTGGCGGAATATCTGGAAAGTCATGGCGAAGCGCTCTGA
- a CDS encoding bifunctional ADP-dependent NAD(P)H-hydrate dehydratase/NAD(P)H-hydrate epimerase: MNALKNNLSTAIYSTAEIREIEHLAAGLPGRPQLMEAAGLAAAEIARDRLLSPHKPRLLVLAGPGNNGGDAFVAARHLREWGFKVTLVFTGEQAKLSADALRALNAWVATGAGMVSEIPENETWDAVIDGLFGIGLDQQGGRELGGKYLAMVNTVNAMMLPVLSIDIPSGLGSDTGAVCGAAIIATMTATFIGLKPGLFTNEGPDYCGKVFLHDLDLDVSSLKKPDAWLMDQMHIRRLLPPPRRANSHKGMFGSIGVIGGTAGMVGAALLAGTAALKLGAGRVYLGLMAPDAPAVDTFQPELMLRPIQDLFKLEQLNCLVVGPGLGTETAAYFWLKCALQTTLPLVLDADGLNLVASHSEIAGLLRERLRERHAPSILTPHPAEAARLLKSTTTSVQQDRMAAAAELAQRFNCWIVLKGAGSVCAMPEGRRFINTSGNPGLSSAGTGDILSGMIGAFLAQRSSPENALLAAVYLHGAAADVLQKQYGGGIGMTASEIPNVARNLLNQWIAVNSAPAPHQQEG, from the coding sequence ATGAACGCGCTCAAGAACAATCTATCCACTGCCATTTACTCCACGGCTGAGATCAGAGAAATCGAACACCTGGCGGCCGGCCTGCCGGGCCGGCCTCAATTGATGGAAGCAGCCGGGCTCGCCGCCGCTGAAATTGCCCGTGACCGGCTGCTCTCCCCCCATAAACCCCGCTTGCTGGTACTGGCGGGGCCCGGGAACAACGGGGGCGATGCCTTTGTCGCGGCGCGCCACCTGCGGGAGTGGGGGTTCAAGGTAACGCTGGTGTTTACCGGCGAGCAGGCAAAGTTATCGGCGGATGCGCTGCGGGCGCTGAATGCCTGGGTTGCCACCGGCGCTGGGATGGTCTCCGAAATTCCGGAAAATGAAACATGGGATGCCGTGATCGACGGCTTGTTCGGTATTGGTCTGGACCAGCAAGGCGGACGAGAACTGGGCGGCAAATATCTGGCTATGGTGAATACCGTTAACGCCATGATGCTGCCGGTGCTGTCCATCGATATTCCCAGCGGTCTGGGCAGCGATACCGGCGCTGTGTGCGGCGCGGCTATCATCGCGACCATGACGGCGACATTCATTGGCCTGAAACCCGGCCTCTTCACGAATGAGGGCCCCGATTATTGCGGGAAAGTTTTTTTGCACGACCTTGATCTCGATGTCTCATCCCTGAAGAAACCCGATGCGTGGCTGATGGACCAGATGCACATCCGGCGGCTCCTGCCCCCTCCCCGGCGGGCTAACAGTCACAAGGGCATGTTCGGCAGTATCGGGGTAATCGGAGGAACAGCCGGCATGGTCGGGGCTGCGCTTCTGGCGGGTACAGCGGCGCTGAAACTGGGTGCCGGACGCGTTTACCTGGGATTGATGGCGCCGGACGCGCCAGCGGTCGACACCTTCCAGCCGGAACTGATGCTGCGCCCTATCCAGGATCTGTTCAAGCTGGAGCAGCTGAACTGTCTGGTGGTTGGTCCGGGTTTGGGAACGGAAACCGCCGCATACTTCTGGCTCAAGTGCGCGCTGCAAACCACTCTACCACTGGTTCTCGATGCAGATGGCTTGAATCTCGTTGCCTCGCATTCCGAAATAGCGGGATTGCTGCGGGAACGGTTGCGCGAACGCCATGCGCCTTCCATTCTCACTCCTCATCCGGCCGAAGCCGCCCGCCTCCTGAAAAGCACCACGACTTCCGTACAACAGGACCGGATGGCAGCCGCTGCGGAGCTGGCCCAGCGTTTTAACTGCTGGATTGTGTTGAAAGGCGCAGGCAGCGTGTGCGCGATGCCGGAGGGCAGACGCTTCATCAACACAAGTGGAAATCCCGGCTTAAGCAGCGCAGGAACGGGCGATATCCTCTCCGGGATGATTGGCGCCTTTCTGGCACAGCGATCGAGCCCGGAAAACGCGCTGCTCGCTGCTGTATACCTGCACGGAGCGGCTGCCGACGTATTGCAGAAGCAGTATGGCGGCGGCATTGGAATGACCGCCTCCGAAATTCCCAACGTCGCCCGTAACCTGTTGAACCAATGGATTGCCGTTAATTCTGCCCCGGCCCCTCACCAGCAAGAAGGCTGA
- the purL gene encoding phosphoribosylformylglycinamidine synthase, whose amino-acid sequence MFRLRGGNALSSFRQKKLTAALKVSVPQVSHICAEYWYFCSGVRALQENEISILARLLKAVPEDISLSGTSIGSSRRPRASSQGELFLVVPRPGTISPWSTKATDIAHNCGLAAVARLERGVVYYVEVREKVSGELSATLRQSLLGLIHDRMTEAVFNSFDDAERLFRHFEPLPFKAVDVLEGGRDALLKVNSKMGLALSPDEIDYFADYFLQIGRNPTDVELMMFAQANSEHCRHKIFNADWVIDGVPREASLFSMIRNTHRQHPGGTVVAYADNSAIIEGAEIARFYPGKDNCYDYAQEQTHILMKVETHNHPTAISPYPGAATGVGGEIRDEGATGRGAKPRAGLSGFSVSNLNIPEFIQPWELQGAAPEEQTYGKPERIASALQIMLEGPIGGAAFNNEFGRPNLAGYFRTFEERVAGAMRGYHKPIMLAGGIGHISGRHALKQEFASGALLVQLGGPGMLIGLGGGAASSMDTGINAEALDFDSVQRGNPEMERRAQEVVDRCWQMERRGEPNPILSIHDVGAGGLSNALPELLHGSGRGGCIDLRAIPSEEPGMSPMQIWSNEAQERYVLAIRPDALELFRAICERERCPFAVVGTATLEDQLVVADPLFGNRPVDMDLSVLLGKPPKMTRDVTHIRKALPSFDAAEMNLREAAYRVLRLPAVADKTFLISIGDRTVGGMTARDQMVGPWQVPVADVAVTVMGYNTYLGEAFAVGERTPLALIDSAASARMAVGEAITNIAAAQIEHIGEIKLSANWMAAAGHPGEDAALYDAVQAVGMEFCPHLGISIPVGKDSMSMKTVWETEAGFGQSVRKEVIAPLSLIVSAFARVTDVRRTLTPQLRTDCGETELILIDLGEGRNRLGGSALAQVYKQVGDVAPDIAGVEGSVRLKGFFAAIQRLNREGRIIAYHDRSDGGMLATLCEMAFAGHAGMVINLDQLCFDSIANDIDGSEMQPEALGGRFTASLMAVLFNEELGAVIQTRTEHRREVLNVLAEAGLGEASFVIGSVNEGDEIRFLRNNKAVFSEKRIDLHRAWSETTYHMQKLRDNPECAQQEYDRILDLHDPGLHAELTFDVDEDICAAYIQAGAKPKIAVLREQGVNGHVEMAAAFDRAGFAVIDVHMSDIIDGRVTLRDYKGFTACGGFSYGDVLGAGEGWANSILFNARARDEFEAFFGRADTFALGVCNGCQMMSNLRQIIPGAEHWPRFVRNRSEQFEARFVMVEAQHGPSLFFDAMAGSRMPIAVAHGEGYAEFADENAASAVSSLVALRYVDHRGKPTEVYPLNPNGSPQGIAGMTTADGRFSVFMPHPERGFRAVQQSWHPGWREDTPWMRMFRNARKWVG is encoded by the coding sequence ATGTTCAGACTTCGTGGCGGCAATGCGCTTTCCTCTTTCCGGCAGAAAAAACTGACCGCCGCTCTCAAGGTTTCGGTTCCCCAAGTTTCCCATATTTGCGCCGAGTATTGGTATTTTTGCTCAGGGGTGCGTGCATTGCAGGAAAACGAAATCTCCATTCTGGCCAGGCTGCTCAAGGCCGTACCTGAAGATATCTCATTAAGCGGTACAAGTATCGGTTCGAGCCGGAGGCCGCGGGCGTCATCGCAAGGCGAATTGTTTCTGGTCGTGCCAAGACCGGGCACCATCTCCCCATGGTCCACAAAGGCGACCGATATCGCCCACAACTGCGGACTGGCTGCCGTGGCGCGACTGGAACGAGGAGTGGTTTATTACGTCGAAGTCAGGGAAAAGGTTTCCGGCGAACTTTCCGCTACCCTCAGGCAGTCATTGCTTGGACTGATACACGACCGTATGACCGAGGCAGTATTCAATTCATTCGACGACGCGGAGCGGTTGTTCAGGCATTTCGAACCCCTGCCATTCAAAGCAGTGGATGTGCTGGAAGGGGGGCGGGACGCGTTGCTGAAAGTAAACAGCAAAATGGGACTGGCGTTGTCGCCGGATGAAATCGACTATTTTGCGGACTACTTCCTGCAGATCGGGCGTAATCCGACAGATGTCGAACTGATGATGTTCGCGCAGGCAAATTCTGAGCATTGCCGTCACAAGATTTTCAACGCGGACTGGGTCATCGACGGTGTGCCGCGGGAAGCTTCCCTGTTTTCGATGATACGCAATACCCACCGGCAGCATCCGGGCGGAACCGTGGTTGCTTACGCTGATAATTCCGCCATCATCGAGGGCGCTGAAATTGCCCGTTTCTATCCCGGTAAAGACAATTGCTATGATTACGCGCAGGAGCAGACCCATATCCTGATGAAAGTGGAAACCCATAACCATCCGACTGCGATCTCACCCTATCCGGGCGCAGCGACCGGCGTGGGGGGCGAAATTCGGGATGAGGGGGCTACTGGGCGGGGGGCCAAGCCGAGAGCGGGTCTTAGCGGTTTCTCCGTTTCCAATCTGAATATCCCTGAATTTATTCAACCTTGGGAATTGCAAGGGGCTGCACCGGAGGAACAAACCTACGGTAAACCGGAGCGCATCGCCTCCGCCCTGCAGATCATGCTGGAAGGACCCATCGGCGGCGCGGCATTCAATAATGAATTCGGGCGTCCAAACCTGGCCGGCTATTTCCGCACCTTTGAAGAACGTGTGGCAGGCGCAATGCGCGGTTACCATAAACCCATCATGCTGGCGGGCGGGATAGGCCACATCAGCGGCAGGCATGCACTCAAGCAGGAATTTGCATCGGGCGCTCTGCTGGTTCAACTGGGCGGACCGGGAATGCTGATCGGGCTTGGGGGAGGCGCCGCTTCCAGCATGGATACGGGAATAAACGCGGAGGCCCTTGATTTTGATTCCGTCCAGCGTGGCAACCCCGAAATGGAGCGGCGCGCGCAGGAGGTCGTCGATCGTTGCTGGCAGATGGAAAGGCGCGGCGAACCGAACCCGATCCTGTCGATTCACGACGTCGGCGCGGGGGGGCTGTCGAACGCCCTGCCCGAACTGTTGCATGGTTCCGGCCGCGGTGGGTGTATTGATCTGCGGGCGATTCCGTCGGAGGAGCCGGGCATGTCGCCCATGCAGATCTGGAGCAATGAGGCTCAGGAGCGTTATGTGCTTGCCATCAGGCCGGATGCGCTGGAATTGTTCCGGGCCATTTGCGAGCGTGAGCGCTGCCCCTTCGCCGTAGTCGGCACCGCGACCCTGGAAGACCAGCTTGTTGTCGCCGATCCGTTGTTCGGCAATCGGCCGGTCGACATGGATCTTTCGGTACTGCTGGGCAAGCCGCCGAAGATGACGCGCGATGTTACGCACATCAGGAAAGCGTTGCCGTCGTTCGATGCGGCGGAAATGAATCTCCGGGAAGCGGCATACCGCGTGCTGCGACTGCCTGCGGTGGCGGACAAGACTTTTCTGATCAGTATCGGGGACCGTACCGTCGGCGGCATGACTGCGCGTGATCAGATGGTGGGACCCTGGCAGGTGCCGGTAGCGGATGTGGCGGTTACCGTGATGGGTTACAACACCTATCTGGGCGAAGCTTTCGCGGTGGGTGAACGTACACCCTTGGCATTGATCGACTCGGCTGCTTCGGCACGCATGGCAGTGGGAGAAGCCATAACCAACATTGCCGCGGCGCAGATCGAGCACATTGGAGAAATCAAGCTTTCCGCCAACTGGATGGCAGCAGCAGGACATCCTGGGGAGGATGCTGCCCTGTATGATGCAGTGCAGGCCGTGGGAATGGAATTCTGCCCTCACTTGGGAATCAGCATCCCCGTGGGGAAGGATTCGATGTCGATGAAGACTGTCTGGGAGACTGAGGCCGGTTTCGGCCAATCGGTACGAAAAGAAGTGATTGCGCCCCTCTCCTTGATTGTTTCCGCGTTTGCGAGAGTAACGGATGTGCGCAGGACACTGACGCCTCAGTTGCGCACGGACTGCGGGGAGACAGAACTCATCCTGATCGATCTGGGAGAGGGACGCAATCGTCTGGGGGGATCTGCCCTTGCCCAGGTTTACAAGCAGGTAGGGGATGTCGCCCCCGATATAGCAGGCGTTGAGGGTTCAGTGCGGCTCAAAGGTTTCTTTGCCGCTATACAGCGCCTGAACCGTGAGGGCAGGATCATTGCCTACCACGATCGCTCCGACGGAGGCATGCTTGCCACGCTGTGCGAAATGGCCTTTGCCGGGCATGCCGGCATGGTCATCAACCTGGATCAGTTGTGCTTTGATTCGATCGCCAACGATATCGATGGCAGCGAGATGCAGCCTGAGGCGCTGGGTGGAAGATTCACGGCCAGCCTCATGGCAGTCCTGTTCAATGAAGAGCTGGGGGCTGTCATTCAGACAAGAACAGAGCACCGCCGGGAAGTGCTGAATGTTTTGGCGGAAGCGGGCCTGGGCGAGGCGAGTTTTGTTATCGGCAGTGTCAATGAGGGGGATGAGATCCGGTTTCTGCGCAATAATAAGGCGGTCTTCTCGGAGAAGCGCATTGACCTGCATCGCGCCTGGTCGGAGACCACTTATCACATGCAGAAGCTTCGCGACAATCCGGAATGCGCGCAGCAGGAGTATGACCGCATTCTCGATCTGCATGACCCCGGGCTGCATGCGGAACTCACCTTTGATGTGGATGAGGACATCTGCGCAGCTTACATTCAGGCAGGGGCGAAACCAAAAATAGCGGTGCTGCGCGAACAGGGTGTGAACGGTCACGTGGAAATGGCAGCTGCTTTCGATCGCGCAGGATTTGCCGTAATCGACGTGCATATGAGCGATATCATCGATGGGCGTGTCACCCTCAGGGATTACAAGGGCTTCACCGCGTGCGGGGGGTTTTCTTATGGGGATGTGCTCGGAGCAGGGGAAGGCTGGGCTAATTCGATCCTGTTCAACGCGCGCGCCCGTGATGAGTTTGAGGCTTTTTTCGGGCGTGCTGACACCTTTGCCCTTGGTGTATGCAATGGCTGCCAGATGATGAGCAATCTGCGTCAGATTATTCCGGGCGCAGAGCATTGGCCCAGATTTGTAAGAAACAGATCGGAGCAATTCGAGGCACGGTTTGTCATGGTCGAAGCGCAGCACGGTCCATCCCTGTTTTTCGATGCCATGGCGGGCAGCCGCATGCCCATCGCTGTTGCGCATGGAGAAGGCTATGCGGAATTTGCGGATGAGAATGCTGCCTCAGCAGTTTCATCCCTGGTGGCATTGCGTTATGTGGATCATCGGGGTAAGCCGACCGAGGTCTATCCCTTGAATCCCAACGGCTCTCCACAAGGTATCGCCGGCATGACAACCGCCGATGGAAGATTCAGCGTTTTCATGCCGCATCCGGAGCGCGGCTTTCGGGCAGTGCAGCAGTCATGGCATCCCGGCTGGCGCGAGGATACGCCGTGGATGAGAATGTTCCGCAATGCGCGCAAGTGGGTAGGTTAA
- a CDS encoding response regulator, translated as MKVTNRPILLVEDDQVDMMSVTRALKQIHVSNKIVHRENGEDGLNYLQDETNDKPCIILLDLNMPIMNGIEFLEAVKSDDRFRRIPVVVLTTSDEQQDKVNSFDFGVAGYMSKPVDYWQFVEVIRSIDAYWTISEMP; from the coding sequence ATGAAGGTAACCAACAGGCCAATTCTTCTGGTCGAAGATGACCAGGTGGACATGATGTCCGTGACCCGCGCTCTCAAGCAGATTCACGTTAGCAATAAGATCGTGCACCGGGAGAACGGCGAAGACGGATTGAACTACCTTCAGGATGAAACCAATGATAAACCCTGCATCATTCTGCTGGATTTGAACATGCCCATCATGAACGGCATCGAATTCCTGGAAGCGGTAAAGAGCGATGACAGGTTTAGGCGTATCCCGGTAGTGGTTCTGACGACATCGGATGAACAGCAGGACAAGGTAAACAGTTTCGATTTCGGCGTGGCTGGATATATGTCGAAGCCGGTTGACTACTGGCAATTCGTCGAGGTCATAAGGTCAATCGATGCATATTGGACCATCAGCGAAATGCCATAA
- a CDS encoding TonB-dependent receptor: MATQDAGKEKEKNATLPEIKVTTGRVRPGTIEDVARTGSKTDTPLRDIPATVNVVPASTLKEQGVIEMNDAMRNVSSVQPLMGGGYGFANSFTSRGLALSFFRDYIPDGNLQNNYFRTMYDIERIEVLKGPGSALFGVAGPGGSLNLVTKQPRYSFGLSAGTMLGSFGTRNGYVDVTGAIPYLPNVAGRLIADMEHTDGFRGLERNIVEASPSFTWRLADDKTLHVDYDHRELKIKPDNYGILFDANSNIANVSRDTRYYSRFNKTDHTINRLGLTHHWTLSDTLSMRTAFVYDARTLELLRNAGGNQGNAAGFSTGRTAYQQFDNAGYTTLQNEFVWKTSTGPVKHTFLGGFEYKNVDINAARSTYTLDRINIFNPVVETSLNDPKVNGGSLTFDRHIGSDQVSFYAQDQIDLTEQFKLRLGIRNDLVKYSDKGLQRANPTAHGSPIRYREIVQTKSMTTYSTGGVYQPTQNLAFYAGYSTGAFINLSTEPQALSTAPETSDQVEVGAKMMLFDGKADLNVALFQSSRNNYFVTLPGSGNIPTPDGKDRTRGVEVSLGFRPVAGWSIIGNGVVMDPETRAGNVATNSVLGITRSVFGTRPVGVATTMGNLWMTYEIQSGLARGLMFGFGVTYKGDSYADSLNLLKVPSYVVFDAAASYRIKKVDLAVNIKNLTDKTYYTNPTFAGALPGNPLSAFGSIRFNFN, from the coding sequence GTGGCGACTCAAGATGCAGGGAAAGAGAAGGAAAAAAATGCGACCCTGCCGGAGATCAAGGTGACTACCGGGCGGGTCCGTCCAGGAACGATCGAGGACGTTGCCCGCACCGGCAGCAAGACAGATACTCCCTTGCGTGACATCCCTGCGACAGTCAATGTCGTGCCGGCGTCCACTCTTAAGGAGCAGGGTGTCATCGAGATGAATGACGCCATGCGCAATGTCAGCAGCGTGCAGCCACTCATGGGGGGTGGTTACGGATTTGCCAACAGCTTTACATCGCGCGGCCTGGCGCTCAGTTTTTTCCGTGACTATATTCCGGATGGGAACCTCCAGAACAACTATTTCCGCACGATGTACGACATCGAGCGTATTGAAGTGCTGAAGGGCCCCGGCTCCGCGCTATTCGGAGTTGCCGGTCCCGGGGGCAGCCTCAACCTGGTGACGAAGCAGCCGCGGTATAGTTTCGGACTGTCCGCAGGCACCATGCTGGGCAGTTTCGGTACACGCAACGGCTATGTGGACGTGACAGGTGCCATCCCTTATCTGCCGAATGTAGCGGGACGTCTCATCGCGGATATGGAGCACACGGACGGGTTTCGTGGCCTGGAGCGCAATATTGTGGAGGCTTCCCCCAGCTTCACCTGGAGACTGGCGGACGATAAGACGCTCCATGTCGATTACGATCACCGCGAGCTCAAAATCAAGCCCGATAATTACGGAATACTCTTTGATGCTAACTCTAATATCGCCAACGTATCCCGCGACACGCGCTATTACAGCCGGTTCAACAAGACAGACCATACCATCAACCGCCTTGGCCTGACGCACCACTGGACCCTATCGGACACTTTGAGCATGCGCACCGCGTTCGTCTACGATGCGCGAACGCTCGAGCTATTGCGCAATGCCGGCGGCAATCAGGGTAATGCGGCCGGGTTTAGCACGGGACGCACCGCGTACCAGCAGTTCGATAATGCCGGTTACACCACCCTGCAAAATGAGTTCGTTTGGAAAACGAGCACGGGGCCTGTCAAGCATACTTTTCTGGGAGGTTTCGAATACAAGAATGTAGACATCAACGCGGCCCGCTCGACTTACACTCTGGACCGCATAAACATCTTTAACCCGGTAGTGGAAACTTCACTGAACGACCCTAAAGTTAATGGCGGTTCCCTGACTTTTGACCGCCATATTGGCAGTGACCAAGTCTCGTTTTATGCCCAGGACCAGATCGACTTGACCGAGCAGTTCAAGCTTCGCCTTGGAATCCGCAACGACCTGGTGAAATACAGCGATAAAGGCTTGCAAAGAGCAAACCCGACAGCGCACGGATCACCCATCCGATATCGTGAAATAGTGCAAACGAAGTCCATGACCACCTACTCCACGGGCGGTGTGTATCAGCCCACCCAGAATCTGGCATTTTACGCAGGTTACAGCACCGGCGCCTTCATCAATCTGTCCACCGAGCCGCAGGCGCTCTCCACAGCACCCGAGACGTCGGATCAGGTTGAAGTGGGGGCAAAAATGATGCTTTTCGACGGAAAGGCCGATCTCAATGTGGCGCTGTTTCAATCCAGCCGCAATAATTATTTCGTCACCTTGCCCGGTTCCGGCAACATCCCGACTCCGGATGGGAAGGATCGCACGCGCGGAGTGGAGGTATCGCTTGGCTTTCGTCCAGTTGCCGGATGGAGCATCATCGGTAATGGTGTGGTGATGGACCCGGAAACACGAGCAGGCAATGTTGCCACCAACTCTGTGCTTGGCATTACGAGAAGTGTCTTTGGAACTCGGCCCGTCGGGGTCGCGACCACCATGGGCAATCTGTGGATGACGTACGAGATACAGAGCGGCCTGGCCCGTGGATTGATGTTCGGGTTCGGGGTCACCTATAAGGGAGATTCCTATGCCGACTCGCTGAATCTTCTCAAGGTGCCATCTTATGTCGTGTTTGACGCAGCCGCATCTTATCGCATCAAAAAAGTTGATCTCGCAGTCAACATAAAGAACCTCACGGATAAAACCTACTATACCAATCCGACATTCGCGGGCGCATTGCCTGGAAACCCTCTCAGCGCCTTCGGTTCCATCCGATTCAATTTCAACTGA